Proteins from one Arsenophonus apicola genomic window:
- the murG gene encoding undecaprenyldiphospho-muramoylpentapeptide beta-N-acetylglucosaminyltransferase, giving the protein MSQPKRLMVMAGGTGGHVFPGLAVADYLKQQGWDIRWLGTADRMEADLVPKHGIEIEFINISGLRGKGFKALLLAPFKIIKAIKQAKVIMQRYQPDVVLGMGGYVSSPGGVAAWLCNIPIVLHEQNGVAGLTNRWLAKIAKRVLQAFPSAFPNATVVGNPVREAVLALPEPEERLIDRDGAIRILVIGGSQGAKILNQTLPEVAAQLDGKVTIWHQAGKGAQQMTETLYKNLCGKSDNYKVTEFIDDMAAAYAWADIIICRAGALTVSEVAVAGLPAIFVPFQHKDRQQYWNALPLEKAGAAKIVEQAQFSTDALVTLLNQWSRPQLLDMAKKARAASITDATKRVAATLIEVAK; this is encoded by the coding sequence ATGAGCCAACCAAAACGCCTCATGGTGATGGCAGGGGGTACCGGAGGACATGTTTTTCCGGGACTAGCGGTGGCTGATTATCTAAAGCAACAAGGCTGGGATATACGCTGGTTAGGCACTGCTGACCGAATGGAGGCAGATTTAGTTCCTAAGCACGGCATTGAGATTGAATTTATAAACATTTCAGGTTTACGTGGTAAAGGTTTTAAAGCATTGCTGCTAGCGCCGTTTAAAATTATTAAAGCTATAAAGCAGGCAAAAGTGATTATGCAGCGTTATCAACCTGATGTCGTATTAGGTATGGGGGGATATGTTTCTAGCCCGGGCGGTGTTGCTGCTTGGCTATGTAATATTCCAATTGTACTGCATGAGCAAAATGGGGTAGCAGGCTTAACCAATCGTTGGTTAGCGAAAATTGCCAAGCGTGTTTTACAGGCATTTCCAAGTGCGTTCCCTAATGCTACGGTCGTAGGAAACCCAGTTCGTGAAGCGGTATTAGCATTACCTGAGCCTGAAGAACGTTTAATTGATCGTGATGGTGCTATTCGAATACTAGTGATAGGTGGTAGTCAAGGAGCAAAAATTTTAAACCAGACATTACCCGAAGTGGCTGCTCAATTAGATGGAAAAGTGACCATTTGGCATCAAGCGGGTAAAGGTGCTCAACAAATGACGGAAACTTTATATAAAAATTTATGTGGTAAATCAGATAATTATAAAGTAACTGAATTTATTGATGATATGGCTGCGGCTTATGCTTGGGCTGATATCATCATTTGCCGCGCAGGTGCTTTAACGGTTAGTGAAGTTGCTGTTGCCGGCTTACCGGCAATTTTTGTTCCTTTCCAGCATAAAGATCGGCAGCAGTACTGGAATGCATTACCGTTAGAGAAGGCGGGTGCCGCGAAAATTGTTGAGCAGGCGCAGTTTTCAACCGATGCGTTGGTAACGCTATTAAATCAATGGTCGCGCCCACAGTTATTAGACATGGCCAAAAAAGCTCGAGCGGCATCGATTACTGATGCAACGAAACGTGTAGCGGCAACCTTAATTGAAGTTGCTAAATGA